A genomic window from Brachyspira sp. SAP_772 includes:
- a CDS encoding TaqI-like C-terminal specificity domain-containing protein, which translates to MKNSEIIKPVLVDDSLLKYRINFNNKYLINTHNGVKSENIPPIDINNYKDIKTYIDNSVEEIKKGVMKRKGGHTTNNKSFFDRSDMGYTPYNHRNCAYLLEFEKPKIVWKQTSKYQTFMLDTEGYYITVSAHMLTINDNDLNKLKYILSILNSKLFKYYMFSVATNFSGVGIRWIPAFIENVPIPEPDKDTENKLVNLVDNIIDLNKKLSSEKNPNTIEMLSTRIQAVDAAIDKIVYSLYGLDAEEIKIIEGE; encoded by the coding sequence GTGAAAAATTCTGAAATTATAAAGCCTGTATTAGTAGATGATTCTTTATTAAAATATAGAATTAACTTTAATAATAAGTATTTAATAAATACACATAATGGCGTTAAATCAGAAAATATACCTCCAATAGATATTAATAATTATAAAGATATAAAAACATATATTGATAATTCTGTAGAAGAAATTAAAAAAGGAGTTATGAAAAGAAAAGGTGGACATACAACTAATAATAAAAGTTTTTTTGATAGGTCTGATATGGGATATACACCATACAATCATAGAAATTGTGCTTATTTATTAGAATTTGAAAAACCTAAAATTGTATGGAAACAGACTTCAAAATATCAAACATTTATGTTAGATACAGAAGGATATTATATAACAGTTTCAGCACATATGTTAACAATAAATGATAATGATTTAAATAAATTAAAATATATATTATCAATATTGAATTCTAAATTATTTAAATATTATATGTTTTCAGTTGCTACAAATTTTAGCGGTGTTGGTATTAGGTGGATACCTGCATTTATTGAAAATGTTCCAATCCCAGAGCCTGATAAGGATACTGAAAATAAATTAGTTAATCTCGTTGACAATATCATTGATTTAAACAAAAAGTTATCCTCCGAAAAGAACCCTAACACTATAGAAATGCTTAGTACTCGCATACAAGCCGTTGATGCCGCTATTGATAAAATTGTTTATTCTTTGTACGGGTTAGATGCGGAAGAGATTAAAATTATTGAGGGGGAGTAA
- the ileS gene encoding isoleucine--tRNA ligase, whose amino-acid sequence MDYSSTINLPKTAFPMKAGLKEKEPKIIKKWEEEKLYQKLRELRKGAPKCILHDGPPYANGDIHIGTSLNKIIKDIIVRYKSAKGFDSPYVPGWDCHGMPIELKVQESLGDKYKETSKFIMRKKCRAYAQKYIDIQRKEFKRLGVMGDWENPYLTMSPEYESEIVEVFAQLVEKGYIYKGLRTIHWCMDCETALAAAEIEYDENHTSTSVYVRFPVLNKINDKLNGNVDVMIWTTTPWTLPSNMACAFNRDLEYVAVEIDGRYAIMTTSLVDTVLGKKDMKSEGRDIIPISMEEIEKLEIAHPFIKDRKSAVVFADYVEATAGTGVVHTAPGHGMEDYQTGMNYGLEIYCPVDKAGRYTSEFPEMQGMKVRDANPKVVEILENNGSLFYKEKVTHSYPICWRCKNPLIFRATSQWFMNMTHDKIDERTVKSLDNIKWYPAWGHERMKKMLENRPDWCLSRQRSWGVPIPAFYCKNCGKTLLTAESTRHFAEIVKTKGMDVWFELEAKDLLPEGTKCECGSCDFDKEEDILDVWFDSGVSSFASQKTNKDLDGVFPVDIYLEGGDQYRGWFQAAIWPSMAIRGIPPYKELITHGWTLDEQGRAMHKSAGNVVSPLEVIDKYGADILRLWCISEDFTHNARVGDNMMKAIADNYRKIRNTFRYLLGNISDFDYSKEKIEVKDLLPVDRYALSRLNSFIKVAEKACDGYEFHLFYQRLINYCVVELSATYFDIIKDRLYCDRKDSLSRRSAQTVLVEILDVLVKLIAPVLPFTTDEVWGYYKGENASSVHLELYPKADESLIDLELENEWASILKVRDDVLLSLERARDNSTIGKSLEAYITICTKESSTKDLLTKYEKYLNEIFIVSKVTLSDSKDDTFIEGGVSFVKTDKASHEKCVRCWGHYDSVGSDSEHKELCTRCAEAVK is encoded by the coding sequence ATGGATTATAGTTCTACTATCAATTTGCCTAAAACCGCTTTTCCTATGAAAGCTGGTTTGAAGGAAAAAGAGCCCAAAATAATAAAAAAATGGGAAGAAGAAAAACTTTATCAAAAGCTTAGAGAATTAAGAAAAGGTGCTCCTAAATGTATTTTACATGATGGACCGCCTTATGCGAATGGAGACATTCATATTGGAACATCATTAAATAAAATTATTAAAGATATTATTGTGAGATATAAATCTGCTAAGGGATTTGATTCTCCTTATGTTCCGGGTTGGGATTGTCATGGTATGCCTATAGAGTTAAAGGTACAAGAGAGTTTAGGAGATAAATATAAAGAAACTTCTAAATTTATAATGAGAAAAAAATGCCGTGCTTATGCTCAGAAATATATTGACATTCAAAGAAAAGAGTTCAAAAGACTTGGTGTAATGGGAGATTGGGAAAATCCTTATCTTACAATGTCTCCTGAATATGAATCTGAGATAGTTGAAGTATTTGCACAGTTAGTAGAGAAAGGCTACATATATAAAGGCTTAAGAACTATTCACTGGTGTATGGACTGTGAAACTGCTTTGGCTGCTGCTGAAATAGAATATGATGAGAATCATACTTCTACAAGTGTGTATGTAAGATTTCCTGTATTAAATAAAATCAATGATAAGTTAAACGGCAATGTTGATGTTATGATATGGACTACTACTCCTTGGACATTGCCTTCAAATATGGCTTGTGCTTTCAATAGAGATTTAGAGTATGTGGCTGTTGAGATAGACGGAAGATATGCAATAATGACAACTTCTTTAGTTGATACTGTTCTTGGTAAAAAAGACATGAAATCAGAGGGAAGAGATATTATTCCTATATCTATGGAAGAGATTGAAAAACTTGAAATAGCTCATCCATTTATAAAAGACAGAAAATCTGCTGTTGTATTTGCTGATTATGTTGAGGCTACTGCTGGTACTGGTGTTGTTCATACTGCTCCCGGTCATGGTATGGAAGACTATCAGACAGGTATGAATTATGGGCTTGAAATATATTGTCCTGTTGATAAAGCAGGAAGATATACAAGCGAGTTTCCTGAGATGCAGGGTATGAAAGTAAGAGATGCTAATCCTAAAGTAGTAGAGATACTTGAAAACAATGGTTCATTATTCTACAAAGAGAAAGTTACTCACAGTTATCCTATTTGTTGGAGATGTAAGAATCCGTTAATATTTAGAGCTACTTCTCAGTGGTTTATGAATATGACACATGATAAGATAGATGAAAGAACAGTTAAATCTTTAGATAATATAAAATGGTATCCAGCTTGGGGACATGAGAGAATGAAAAAAATGCTTGAGAATCGTCCTGACTGGTGTTTATCAAGACAGCGTTCTTGGGGAGTTCCTATACCTGCATTCTATTGTAAAAACTGCGGAAAAACTTTACTTACTGCAGAATCTACAAGACATTTTGCTGAAATAGTAAAAACTAAGGGAATGGATGTTTGGTTTGAATTAGAGGCTAAAGATTTACTTCCTGAAGGCACTAAATGTGAATGCGGAAGCTGTGATTTTGACAAAGAAGAAGATATTTTGGATGTTTGGTTTGATTCTGGGGTATCATCTTTTGCTTCACAAAAAACTAACAAAGATTTGGACGGAGTTTTCCCTGTTGATATATATTTAGAGGGAGGCGACCAATACAGAGGTTGGTTCCAAGCTGCAATTTGGCCTTCTATGGCTATAAGAGGAATACCTCCATATAAAGAGCTTATCACTCATGGTTGGACTTTAGACGAGCAGGGCAGAGCTATGCATAAAAGTGCTGGTAATGTTGTTTCACCTTTAGAAGTTATTGACAAATATGGTGCTGATATATTAAGACTTTGGTGTATAAGTGAAGACTTCACTCATAATGCTCGTGTTGGCGATAATATGATGAAGGCTATTGCTGACAATTACAGAAAAATAAGAAATACTTTCAGATATTTGTTAGGCAATATTTCTGATTTTGATTACAGTAAAGAAAAGATTGAAGTTAAAGATTTGCTTCCTGTAGACAGATATGCTTTATCAAGACTTAATAGTTTTATAAAGGTTGCTGAGAAGGCTTGCGATGGTTATGAGTTCCATTTATTCTATCAAAGACTTATAAATTACTGTGTTGTTGAGCTTTCTGCTACTTACTTTGATATTATAAAAGACAGATTATACTGTGATAGAAAAGATTCTCTCTCAAGAAGAAGTGCTCAGACTGTGCTTGTTGAGATATTAGATGTATTAGTAAAATTAATAGCTCCTGTGCTTCCTTTCACAACCGATGAGGTTTGGGGATACTACAAAGGAGAAAATGCTTCTTCTGTACATTTAGAATTATATCCTAAAGCTGATGAGAGTTTAATTGATTTAGAGTTAGAAAATGAGTGGGCTTCAATTCTTAAAGTACGCGATGATGTGTTATTATCACTTGAAAGAGCTAGAGATAACAGCACAATAGGAAAATCTTTAGAGGCTTATATAACAATATGCACTAAAGAATCATCAACTAAAGACTTGCTTACTAAATATGAAAAATATTTAAACGAGATATTCATTGTAAGTAAAGTAACACTTTCTGACAGCAAAGACGACACATTTATAGAGGGCGGAGTTTCTTTTGTTAAGACAGATAAAGCTAGTCATGAAAAATGCGTACGTTGTTGGGGACATTATGACAGTGTAGGCTCAGACAGCGAGCATAAAGAGTTATGTACTAGATGTGCTGAGGCAGTGAAATAA
- a CDS encoding Eco57I restriction-modification methylase domain-containing protein, translating to MYSKDEVYKKVEELVIKFRNNREQYTNKNYNETETRRDFLDPFFEAFGWDVSNRACKSQTYRDVIHEDKVKVGKETKAPDYAFRIGGNRVFFVEAKKPGVNLKEDSLPAFQLRRYGWSAKLGISFLTDFEELAVYDCTRKPSVNDKASTARIEYIHFEDYLKKFDFLYEILNKERIEQGSLEKYIAGTSNKKGTESVDIDFLITLDNLRTKLASNISKLNKDLSVRDLNYAVQQIIDRIIFLRAAEDRGIEEYGDLKKTCQNKNDNFYSNLLKIFEHADGRYNSGLFDFSKDSISSSIVIDNKVIKEIINELYYPLSPYEFSVISVEIIGNAYEQFLGKTITIGKNHSAKIELKPEVRKAGGVYYTPEYIVDYIVANTVGEAIKGKKPEEIANIKILDPACGSGSFLLGAYKYLLNYHIEYYNKIKDRAKFKGVKEDVIKENGDLTIWIKKQILRNNIFGVDIDSNAVEVTKLSLLMKCLEGESPASIQNNQDLFNERALPSLEDNIKCGNSLIGNDFYESHLDLDDDTLYKINCFDWNLKFRDIMKSGGFDVVIGNPPYVQIQGMERELKEGYKEANYKNYISTGDIYQLFFEKSLNVLKVGGIVGMITSNKWMRAGYGAITRDYFYRNVNVNGVIDLGGGRFQGATVDTSIILYSKKDNEIKINEPREFKAIKFYDDLSELNNIQFKNEIIIADKDKEWLIMNNIENSIFEKINKHKPLKDWDINIYRGVLTGFNEAFIIDEETKNNLINEDSKSAELIKPVLRGRDIKRYYSSYTSYLINTHNGIKEKNIPPINIKDYPAIKKHLDKYYKQLEKRQDKGITPYNLRNCAYLSSFSNINIVWQRITDRNKFVVSNEGEYILDSMAFISGLNSREKAYYILGVLNSNLVYFWIRHNVHEYGQTGFRLSNQYVEIIPIPEPDKDTEDKLVNLVDNIIDLNKKLSSEKNPNTIEMLNTRIQAVDAAIDKIVYSLYNLTDEEIRVIEGN from the coding sequence ATGTATAGCAAAGATGAAGTTTATAAAAAAGTTGAAGAGCTTGTTATTAAGTTTAGAAATAACAGAGAACAATATACTAACAAAAATTATAATGAAACGGAGACTAGAAGGGATTTTTTGGATCCGTTCTTTGAGGCGTTCGGTTGGGACGTTTCTAATAGAGCGTGTAAATCGCAGACTTATCGTGATGTAATTCATGAGGATAAGGTGAAAGTGGGGAAGGAAACTAAGGCTCCTGATTATGCGTTTCGTATTGGGGGGAATAGGGTTTTCTTTGTGGAGGCGAAAAAGCCCGGTGTTAATCTTAAAGAGGACAGTTTACCTGCTTTCCAGCTTAGGAGGTATGGCTGGAGTGCAAAGCTCGGGATTAGTTTTCTCACTGATTTCGAGGAGCTTGCCGTTTATGATTGCACTAGAAAACCTAGTGTTAATGATAAGGCATCAACGGCAAGAATTGAGTATATTCATTTTGAGGATTATTTAAAAAAATTTGATTTCCTTTATGAGATACTCAATAAAGAGAGGATTGAACAGGGCTCCCTTGAAAAGTATATAGCAGGGACTTCTAACAAAAAAGGTACTGAAAGCGTTGATATAGATTTCTTAATCACACTTGACAATCTACGTACTAAACTCGCTTCTAATATTTCTAAATTAAACAAAGATTTATCTGTACGTGATTTGAATTATGCAGTGCAGCAGATTATTGACAGGATTATATTTTTGAGGGCCGCTGAGGACAGAGGTATCGAAGAGTATGGCGATTTGAAAAAAACTTGCCAAAACAAAAATGACAATTTTTACAGCAATCTATTAAAAATCTTTGAACATGCAGACGGTAGGTATAATTCCGGGCTGTTTGATTTCTCTAAAGACAGTATTAGCAGCAGTATTGTGATTGATAATAAGGTGATAAAAGAGATTATTAATGAGCTTTATTATCCTTTGAGTCCTTATGAGTTTTCTGTGATATCGGTTGAGATAATAGGGAATGCTTATGAGCAGTTTCTCGGCAAAACTATCACTATAGGTAAGAACCATAGTGCAAAGATAGAATTAAAACCAGAGGTGCGTAAGGCAGGAGGGGTTTATTATACACCAGAGTATATAGTAGATTATATAGTAGCGAATACGGTTGGGGAGGCGATAAAGGGTAAGAAGCCAGAGGAGATAGCCAATATAAAGATATTGGACCCTGCTTGCGGTAGCGGCAGTTTTTTACTTGGGGCGTATAAATATTTACTTAATTATCATATAGAATATTACAACAAGATAAAGGACAGGGCGAAGTTTAAGGGGGTGAAAGAAGATGTAATAAAGGAGAATGGGGATTTAACAATTTGGATAAAGAAGCAGATATTACGCAACAACATATTTGGTGTGGACATAGACAGCAATGCGGTAGAGGTAACGAAATTATCGCTACTAATGAAATGTTTGGAGGGGGAGAGCCCAGCGTCAATACAGAACAATCAGGATTTATTTAATGAGCGGGCTTTACCGTCATTGGAGGACAACATCAAGTGCGGGAACAGTTTGATAGGCAATGATTTTTATGAAAGTCATTTAGATTTGGACGATGACACTTTATATAAAATTAACTGCTTTGATTGGAATTTAAAATTTAGGGACATAATGAAATCAGGCGGATTTGATGTTGTTATTGGTAATCCTCCGTATGTTCAAATTCAAGGTATGGAAAGAGAACTTAAAGAAGGATATAAAGAAGCTAATTATAAAAATTATATTTCTACAGGGGACATTTATCAGTTATTTTTTGAAAAAAGTTTAAATGTACTTAAAGTAGGCGGAATTGTTGGAATGATAACTTCTAATAAATGGATGCGTGCGGGATATGGTGCAATTACAAGAGATTATTTTTATAGGAATGTAAATGTTAATGGTGTTATAGATTTAGGTGGCGGAAGATTTCAAGGTGCTACAGTTGATACAAGTATAATATTATATTCAAAAAAAGATAATGAAATAAAAATTAATGAACCTAGAGAATTTAAGGCTATTAAATTTTATGATGATTTATCAGAGCTTAATAATATACAATTTAAAAATGAGATTATCATAGCAGATAAAGATAAAGAATGGCTTATAATGAATAATATTGAAAATAGTATTTTTGAAAAAATAAATAAACATAAACCTTTAAAAGATTGGGATATTAATATTTATAGAGGAGTTTTAACAGGATTTAATGAAGCATTTATTATTGATGAAGAAACAAAAAATAATCTTATAAATGAAGATTCTAAAAGTGCCGAGTTAATCAAACCTGTGTTAAGAGGAAGAGATATAAAAAGATATTATTCATCTTATACTTCATATTTAATTAATACTCATAATGGTATAAAAGAAAAAAATATACCGCCTATTAATATAAAAGATTATCCAGCTATAAAAAAACATTTGGACAAATATTATAAACAATTAGAAAAAAGACAGGATAAAGGTATAACTCCTTATAATTTAAGAAATTGTGCTTATTTATCTAGTTTTTCAAATATAAATATAGTTTGGCAGCGTATAACAGATAGAAATAAATTTGTAGTTTCAAATGAAGGAGAATATATACTTGATAGTATGGCTTTTATTAGTGGACTAAATTCAAGAGAAAAAGCATATTATATATTGGGCGTATTGAATAGTAATTTAGTATATTTTTGGATTAGACATAATGTGCATGAATATGGTCAAACAGGTTTTAGACTTTCAAATCAGTATGTTGAGATAATACCAATTCCAGAACCTGATAAAGATACTGAAGATAAGTTAGTTAATCTCGTTGACAATATCATTGATTTAAACAAAAAGTTATCCTCCGAAAAGAACCCAAACACTATAGAAATGCTCAATACTCGTATACAAGCCGTTGATGCCGCTATTGATAAAATTGTTTATTCTTTGTACAATTTGACTGATGAGGAGATTAGAGTTATTGAGGGTAATTAA
- a CDS encoding PadR family transcriptional regulator — MNNDDLISSLVQELRRGTLIMVVLSQLKNEEYGYSLISKLKENGITIESNTLYPLLRRLENQGLLKSEWKTNEEKPRKYYLITKDGLKVLEKSKEHWKEYSNAVNKILEK; from the coding sequence TTGAATAATGATGATTTAATTTCTAGTTTGGTGCAAGAATTGAGGAGGGGTACTTTAATAATGGTTGTATTAAGTCAGCTTAAAAATGAAGAATATGGCTACAGCTTAATAAGTAAATTAAAAGAAAATGGTATAACAATAGAGTCTAATACTTTATATCCGCTTTTAAGAAGATTAGAAAATCAGGGGCTTTTAAAAAGTGAATGGAAAACAAATGAAGAGAAGCCTAGAAAATATTATTTAATAACAAAAGATGGGCTGAAAGTATTAGAAAAATCTAAAGAACATTGGAAAGAGTATTCTAATGCCGTAAACAAAATTCTTGAAAAATAA
- a CDS encoding ImmA/IrrE family metallo-endopeptidase — translation MDNLESTTKKGEDFEKKVLRIFKSYIDGDKYYVDSRKCILLHKYVCKKEDNNYRNIKFDIVIKMYNTVDERERAEKGENIKHASMIVIECKNHTRKISSTYIENFNTLITNSTAQKGILVSNKGFAKEAIQIAKKFKIDLAIINENDDLIFKRKEDNYVYYSLYELLLALKIIDNDYINYSKIKIPYMEELKIIDIINNNFNYLDIYSSDRLNTEKLIKFIDSRFGLKCEFNSCLDGSILGFISMKKSKIFISNKLEYDDPRWRFTFAHEIGHFILHRSYLEKYIDFFEDKVTDIIFESDIIPRNINKRMEIQANLFASNLLINNLCLEAQWNNFKKQYFIVEDYLFLDNQKINKNRAKLLVEYIGHNFNVSKQVAIIKLMKNQILDLDKSIFTKKMNNIFSVEDYFIDMVYKSYCYINNNLYI, via the coding sequence ATGGATAATTTAGAGAGTACGACTAAAAAAGGAGAAGATTTTGAAAAAAAGGTATTAAGAATATTTAAGAGTTATATTGATGGAGATAAATATTATGTTGATTCCAGAAAATGTATTTTATTACATAAATATGTATGTAAAAAAGAAGATAACAATTATAGAAATATAAAATTTGATATTGTAATAAAAATGTATAATACTGTAGATGAAAGAGAGCGTGCTGAAAAAGGAGAAAATATAAAACATGCTAGTATGATAGTTATAGAATGTAAAAACCATACTAGGAAAATATCTTCTACATATATAGAAAATTTTAATACTCTTATTACTAATTCAACTGCTCAAAAAGGTATTTTAGTATCTAATAAAGGTTTTGCCAAAGAAGCTATACAAATAGCAAAAAAATTTAAAATTGATTTAGCTATTATTAACGAAAATGACGATTTAATTTTCAAAAGAAAAGAAGATAATTATGTATATTATAGTTTGTACGAATTACTATTAGCACTAAAGATTATTGATAATGATTATATAAATTATTCAAAAATAAAAATTCCATATATGGAAGAATTAAAAATAATAGATATTATAAATAATAATTTTAATTATTTAGATATATATAGTTCTGATAGATTAAATACAGAAAAACTAATAAAATTTATTGATAGTAGATTTGGATTAAAATGTGAATTTAATTCTTGTTTAGACGGAAGTATATTAGGGTTTATTTCTATGAAAAAATCAAAAATATTTATATCTAATAAATTAGAATATGATGATCCAAGATGGAGATTTACTTTTGCACATGAAATAGGTCATTTTATATTGCATAGAAGTTACCTAGAAAAATATATAGATTTTTTTGAAGATAAAGTTACAGATATAATATTTGAAAGTGATATTATACCTAGAAACATAAATAAAAGAATGGAAATACAAGCCAATCTATTTGCTTCTAATTTATTAATTAATAACTTATGTCTTGAAGCACAATGGAATAATTTTAAAAAACAGTATTTTATTGTAGAAGATTACTTATTTTTAGATAACCAAAAAATTAATAAAAATAGAGCTAAATTATTAGTTGAATATATTGGACATAATTTTAATGTTTCAAAACAAGTTGCCATTATTAAATTAATGAAAAATCAAATATTAGATTTAGATAAGTCAATTTTTACTAAAAAAATGAATAATATTTTTTCTGTAGAAGATTATTTTATAGATATGGTTTATAAAAGTTACTGTTATATTAATAATAATTTATATATATAA
- a CDS encoding Eco57I restriction-modification methylase domain-containing protein, protein MKSGGFDVVIGNPPYVQIQGMEKELKEGYKEANYKNYVLSGDIYQLFFEKGLDVLKIGGIVGMITSNKWMRAGYGAVTRDYFYRNANVNGVIDLGAGRFKGATVDTSIILYSKKDDEIKINEPREFKAIKFYDDLVNLKDLEFKNDIVIANHDKEWVIMNNLENSIFEKIIKHKPLKDWNVNLFQE, encoded by the coding sequence GTGAAATCAGGCGGATTTGATGTTGTTATTGGTAATCCTCCGTATGTTCAAATTCAAGGTATGGAAAAAGAACTTAAAGAAGGTTACAAAGAAGCTAATTATAAAAATTATGTTTTATCAGGGGATATTTATCAGTTATTTTTTGAGAAAGGTTTAGATGTTTTAAAAATTGGCGGAATTGTTGGAATGATAACTTCTAATAAATGGATGCGTGCAGGATATGGTGCTGTTACGAGAGATTATTTTTATAGGAATGCAAATGTTAATGGTGTTATAGATTTGGGAGCAGGAAGATTTAAAGGTGCTACAGTTGATACGAGTATAATATTATATTCAAAAAAAGATGATGAAATAAAAATTAATGAACCAAGAGAATTTAAGGCTATTAAATTTTATGATGATTTAGTAAATCTTAAAGATTTAGAATTTAAAAATGATATAGTTATAGCTAATCACGATAAAGAATGGGTAATAATGAATAATCTTGAAAATAGTATTTTTGAAAAAATAATTAAACATAAACCTTTAAAAGATTGGAATGTTAATCTTTTTCAGGAATAA
- a CDS encoding TaqI-like C-terminal specificity domain-containing protein, translated as MITSNKWMRAGYGAITRDYFYRNANVNGVIDLGAGRFQGATVDTSIILYSKKDDEIKINEPREFKAIKFYNDLSELNNIKFGDDRVIAHHDKEWVIMNNLENGIFEKINKHKPLKDWDINIYRGILTGFNEAFIIDEETKNNLIKEDAKSAEIIKPVLRGRDIKRYSCNYDNGLYLINTHNGIKEKDIAPIDIKDYPAIKKHLDKYYKELSKRLDKGITPYNLRNCAYLLEFDKPKIIYQEICQQASYSLDEDNSFINNTAYIMVSKNYSLKLLLGLLNSKLYWWFFTKNNMTLGSSGIRMLAMYIETLPIPEVDKDTESKLVNLVDNIIDLNKKLSSEKNPNTIEMLNTRIQAVDAAIDKIVYSLYNLTDEEIRVIEGD; from the coding sequence ATGATAACTTCTAATAAGTGGATGCGTGCAGGATATGGTGCGATTACAAGAGATTATTTTTATAGGAATGCAAATGTTAATGGTGTTATAGATTTGGGGGCAGGAAGATTTCAAGGTGCTACAGTTGATACGAGTATAATATTATATTCAAAAAAAGATGATGAAATAAAAATTAATGAACCTAGAGAATTTAAGGCTATTAAATTTTATAATGACTTATCAGAGCTTAATAATATAAAATTTGGAGATGACAGAGTTATTGCACATCACGATAAAGAATGGGTAATAATGAATAATCTTGAAAATGGTATTTTTGAAAAAATAAATAAACATAAGCCTTTAAAAGATTGGGATATTAATATTTATAGGGGAATTTTAACAGGATTTAATGAAGCATTTATTATTGATGAAGAAACAAAAAATAATCTTATAAAAGAAGATGCTAAAAGTGCAGAGATAATTAAACCTGTATTAAGAGGAAGAGATATAAAAAGATATTCTTGTAATTATGATAATGGATTGTATCTAATTAATACACATAATGGTATAAAAGAAAAAGATATAGCTCCTATTGATATAAAAGATTATCCCGCTATAAAAAAACATTTGGATAAATATTATAAAGAATTATCAAAAAGATTAGATAAAGGTATAACTCCTTATAATTTAAGAAATTGTGCATATTTACTAGAATTTGATAAACCTAAAATAATTTATCAAGAGATATGTCAACAGGCTTCATATTCTTTAGATGAAGATAATTCTTTTATTAATAATACAGCTTATATAATGGTAAGTAAAAATTATAGTTTAAAATTATTATTAGGTTTATTAAATTCAAAATTGTATTGGTGGTTTTTTACTAAAAATAATATGACTTTAGGTAGCTCAGGTATAAGAATGCTAGCCATGTATATAGAAACTTTACCAATTCCAGAAGTTGATAAAGATACTGAAAGTAAGTTAGTTAATCTCGTTGACAATATCATTGATTTAAACAAAAAGTTATCCTCCGAAAAGAACCCCAACACTATAGAAATGCTTAATACTCGAATACAAGCCGTTGATGCCGCTATTGATAAAATTGTTTATTCTTTGTACAATTTGACTGATGAGGAGATTAGGGTTATTGAGGGTGATTAA
- a CDS encoding RES family NAD+ phosphorylase, which translates to MEDEDVIKKQSLEKMLYFSDIANDFYSFKNEITYNNRFFPKHKIITKLKKELKNHQYILEKGTILYRSRIYRLPIDINCFIKNGYLSGYDAENSLAPKDKNIIGAGRANPEKISYLYLSQDAKTSIKEIRPIIKNRISVARIKILKDLKLFDISNLNEKLKNVPELQSLNYAFSIPNFGDKTDYVPTQYIAELLKNKKFDGIRFNSSLDNAGINITLFNHENNCEFIDSKLYLLEDMDISCSDMECFFKIFFSTYDKE; encoded by the coding sequence ATGGAAGATGAAGATGTAATAAAAAAACAATCTTTAGAAAAAATGTTATATTTTTCTGACATAGCTAATGATTTTTATTCATTTAAAAATGAAATTACTTATAATAATAGATTTTTTCCAAAGCATAAAATTATTACTAAATTAAAAAAAGAATTAAAAAATCATCAATATATATTAGAAAAAGGAACTATTTTATATCGTAGTAGAATATATAGATTACCTATAGATATAAATTGTTTCATTAAAAATGGTTATTTATCAGGATATGATGCAGAAAATTCTTTAGCTCCTAAAGATAAAAATATTATTGGAGCAGGTAGAGCAAATCCAGAAAAAATTAGTTATTTATATCTATCACAAGATGCCAAAACAAGTATTAAAGAAATACGTCCTATTATAAAAAATAGGATTAGTGTTGCTCGAATAAAAATATTAAAAGATTTAAAACTATTTGATATTTCAAATTTAAATGAAAAATTAAAAAATGTTCCTGAATTGCAATCATTAAATTATGCTTTTTCTATTCCTAACTTTGGAGATAAAACAGATTATGTTCCAACACAATATATTGCTGAATTATTAAAAAACAAAAAATTTGATGGGATTAGATTTAATAGTTCTCTTGATAATGCTGGAATAAATATAACTTTATTTAATCATGAAAATAATTGTGAGTTCATAGACTCAAAATTATATTTATTAGAAGATATGGATATAAGTTGTTCAGATATGGAATGTTTTTTTAAAATATTTTTCTCTACATATGATAAAGAATAA